In Neodiprion pinetum isolate iyNeoPine1 chromosome 6, iyNeoPine1.2, whole genome shotgun sequence, one genomic interval encodes:
- the LOC138191142 gene encoding uncharacterized protein encodes MSNPGDQKEGANREEEEKKKGRPGAVAALGRDRRHSLGSTPTVLDLWKRKREEEGEKGEEDVDEMQERERVFGKSRKVHRSPEGKTGKEGKAEGGGIQDMLRLIREELKIGLEEVKGQGRGIREEMEKIKGEMTRREEQWEVERGEMKEMIRNLAHEQLTTIEPEKRAELPYFSDDLYATCEEAFLTNKADMLVIIKSWRGPEPLAHDGAPGNALTSRQLPRINLPKFSGSCNEWTEFHDLFQVMVGQNQDISNVEKLQYLKMSLTGDASLLLKNISVAGDNFGRAWETLVNRYQNKRVLIDAHLAILFSTRRVNNESAVDLKQLLNDTKDALGALKSLGSPIEYWDHILVYMTARKLDSESLKAWEINIGAQTDPASFDDLEQFLFSRVRALDAVDRVSTSCKAHSNPIAKANPQRSAKVHQTNINRANENESKQSTAVPSGLNCALCTKSHYISTCPEYRNKTPDQRRELLVQRNLCFNCLGAHQFRNCRTAKRCQVCTGPHHTTIHRSKAVEQRAPGSSATSPSETPEPSKQTNGAAIPDRDGQPSTSVSTNVALTSTIQYKPVLLATALVKVTSRTGEELIIGALLDQASEVSFVTESLAQRLALPRMNTSLPIRGIGGKRTVNARGLVNLNIQSRVKTFSLPVNAYILAKLTSYVPPCRVLKNNWPHLENLELADPDSSSTRAIDLLLGAEAYSVILEEGLRKGDRQSPIAQQTALGWILSGSIPSQDPPQKRGSAYGFQCSVDRELLSLLQRFWLQEETTSNRETLLSEEDSQCEQHFVETHSRSPEGRYIVRIPLKQPPDNPGDSRRSALFALSRQEKQFEADPARKTAYSDFLAEYEKLGHMTLVPNPDQASGRVFYLPHHAVVRDNSTTTKIRVVFNGSALTTRKISINSLQYAGAKLQNDLADVITRWRRYAYVFIADIEKMYRQIGVHPDDWDLQRILWRKNPQDPVSTYQLCTLAADEKSRFSLAVNIIEREIYVDDVLSGADDLEGATEKIRQINECLASGCFNLQKWTSNCEELLEKIPQEERDISQLVSIEDNSPVRALGLLWHANSDSFKFSSPRQQQQSQPTKRNVLSRVAQIFDPLGWIAPVVVRGKIFIQELWSAGLNWDDPLPKILETRWRIYEEELKDIAFISVPRYFGSRANLAASQSVELHGFSDASQSALSAVVFLRLLTESNDIRVSLVAAKTRVAPLKKVTIPRLELSAAVLLVRLVSHLRKVLKLENATIHLWTDSTVALAYISGDPSRWTEYVRNRVNEIREIDQSQWHHVSGKENPADCASRGISPRQLQEDSLWWNGPVWLSQHISSWPSLHPPVHPEVALELRKLHAHIVNTDDRTIIWDLVQRYSSLTKLLHVSAWCFRASRKFLQRQAAPSRENPLTPAELEHSRLFWVKATQSAYFNAEIQLLSEEKQLPRSNRLLRLAPFVDSNGLLRVGGHLHNSPCSYDEKHQLILPQEASLTTLVIEQAHRKTLHGGTQVTLVTLRRQYWVVGGRVPVRSFIRRCITCKRNRAMLGYQLMGQLPPSRFSQVRPFINSGVDYAGPIFLRTFRGRGARTYKGYIVVLVCFSTSAIHLEMATDYSSEGFIAAYKRFTSRRGICETLTSDCGTNLVGADAELRRLFHATSKEFSTIATSLANDGTSWKFNPPSAPHFGGKWEAAVKSVKFHLKRFIGDSRLSYKEYATLLAQIEGVLNSRPLCALSDDPSDLNTLTPGHFLIGSALNAIPEPSLGHLPTSRLSRWQLLRQMLEHFWSRWSSEYLQLMQLRAKWHYRTNALKINSLVLIKDERYPPTKWAFGRVVELHPGKDGLVRVVSVRTQHSTYKRPIVKLCLLRSPDTDKSKDTPAD; translated from the exons ATGAGTAACCCCGGTGACCAAAAAGAAGGGGCGAAcagggaagaggaggagaaaaagaaaggtaggCCGGGGGCAGTAGCAGCGTTAGGGAGGGATAGGAGGCATAGCCTGGGATCGACGCCGACGGTGCTAGACTTATGGAAGAGAAAGCGGGAGGAGGAAGGGGAAAAAGGGGAGGAGGATGTAGACGAGATgcaggaaagagaaagagtatTTGGTAAAAGCAGGAAAGTGCACCGGTCGCCGGAGGGTAAGACAGGGAAGGAAGGGAAGGCAGAGGGAGGGGGTATACAGGATATGCTAAGGTTGATTAGGGAAGAGCTGAAGATAGGGCTAGAGGAGGTcaaagggcagggaagggggatcagggaagaaatggaaaagattAAAGGCGAAATGACTAGAAGGGAAGAGCAGTGGGAAGTAGAGAGGGGGGAGATGAAGGAAATGATAAGGAATCTAG CTCACGAACAGCTGACAACGATCGAGCCCGAAAAAAGGGCAGAGCTTCCGTACTTTTCAGATGATCTCTATGCTACATGCGAGGAAGCATTTCTCACTAATAAGGCAGACATGCTCGTGATTATCAAATCGTGGAGAGGCCCGGAGCCCCTTGCTCACGACGGAGCGCCGGGGAATGCCCTTACTTCCCGACAACTGCCGCGTATAAATTTACCGAAATTTTCCGGGTCATGTAATGAATGGACAGAATTTCACGATTTATTCCAAGTAATGGTCGGTCAGAATCAGGACATTTCCAATGTGGAAAAACTGCAGTATTTAAAAATGAGCCTGACAGGAGACGCGTCCTTGctcttaaaaaatatttccgtcGCTGGGGACAACTTTGGGCGCGCCTGGGAAACTCTTGTTAATCGGTACCAAAATAAACGCGTTCTGATCGACGCCCATCTCGCGATATTATTCTCGACGCGCCGTGTAAATAACGAGTCAGCTGTCGACTTAAAGCAGCTTTTGAACGACACGAAAGACGCTCTTGGGGCGCTTAAATCCCTCGGTAGTCCAATTGAATATTGGGATCATATTCTCGTGTACATGACAGCGCGAAAACTAGACTCCGAGTCACTCAAGGCGTGGGAAATTAACATCGGAGCACAAACAGACCCCGCGTCGTTCGATGACCTCGAACAATTCCTGTTCAGCCGTGTTCGTGCTCTGGATGCCGTCGATCGAGTATCGACCTCTTGTAAGGCGCATTCTAACCCAATCGCCAAAGCCAATCCTCAACGCAGCGCGAAAGTACATCAAACAAATATCAACCGAGCGAACGAGAACGAATCAAAACAGTCCACGGCCGTACCCTCAGGGCTAAATTGTGCCTTATGCACAAAGTCGCATTATATTTCAACGTGTCCCGAGTATCGCAACAAAACACCGGATCAGCGGCGCGAGCTTCTCGTACAGCGAAATTTGTGTTTCAATTGTCTCGGGGCGCACCAATTCAGAAACTGTCGGACAGCAAAGCGGTGTCAAGTGTGCACTGGCCCACATCACACCACGATACATCGTTCGAAAGCCGTGGAGCAACGAGCTCCTGGTTCCAGCGCCACGTCGCCATCGGAAACACCTGAGCCTAGCAAACAAACTAACGGTGCGGCGATCCCGGATCGCGATGGTCAGCCTAGCACCTCCGTCTCTACAAACGTTGCACTTACAAGTACGATCCAATACAAACCAGTACTGCTTGCAACCGCGCTCGTGAAAGTCACCTCTCGTACCGGGGAAGAACTCATAATTGGAGCGTTACTCGATCAAGCATCGGAGGTGTCATTCGTCACAGAATCACTCGCCCAACGCTTAGCATTGCCAAGAATGAATACCTCGCTGCCTATACGCGGAATCGGTGGCAAGCGCACCGTCAATGCGCGCGGACTCGTCAATCTCAATATCCAGTCTCGCGTCAAGACGTTTTCACTTCCCGTAAATGCATACATACTTGCAAAACTAACGTCTTACGTTCCCCCTTGTCGAGTACTCAAAAATAACTGGCCTCATCTAGAAAATCTAGAACTTGCCGATCCAGACTCGTCCTCAACACGAGCAATTGATCTTCTTCTCGGAGCAGAGGCCTATAGCGTGATTCTCGAGGAAGGATTACGTAAAGGAGATCGACAAAGCCCCATAGCTCAGCAAACCGCCCTTGGCTGGATCCTATCGGGTTCCATTCCGTCACAGGACCCCCCTCAAAAAAGGGGGTCGGCATACGGATTTCAATGTTCCGTAGATCGTGAACTTCTCAGCCTTCTTCAACGTTTCTGGCTGCAAGAAGAAACAACCTCAAATCGCGAAACTTTACTCTCCGAAGAAGACTCGCAGTGCGAGCAGCATTTTGTCGAGACTCACTCTCGTTCACCGGAAGGCCGGTACATCGTACGTATTCCTCTTAAACAACCCCCAGACAATCCTGGGGACTCTCGGAGATCTGCGCTCTTCGCGTTATCGCGTCAAGAAAAACAATTCGAGGCAGATCCGGCAAGAAAAACCGCCTATTCAGACTTTCTTGCGGAGTACGAGAAGCTTGGACACATGACTCTCGTGCCTAATCCAGACCAAGCTTCGGGACGCGTTTTTTATCTACCGCATCATGCAGTGGTGCGTGACAACAGTACAACTACGAAAATTCGAGTCGTTTTTAATGGATCTGCCCTTACGACACGCAAAATCTCAATCAACAGCTTACAGTACGCTGGGGCCAAGCTTCAGAATGATCTCGCAGATGTAATCACTCGATGGCGTCGATACGCGTATGTTTTCATAGCAGACATCGAGAAAATGTACCGTCAAATCGGAGTACATCCCGACGACTGGGATCTGCAGCGGATTCTATGGAGAAAAAATCCACAGGATCCTGTATCAACATATCAACTGTGCACG CTCGCAGCTGACGAAAAATCCCGATTTTCCCTCGCAGTGAACATCATCGAACGAGAAATCTACGTCGACGACGTTCTATCAGGAGCCGACGACCTTGAAGGagcaacagaaaaaattcgCCAAATCAACGAGTGCCTCGCCAGTGGCTGCTTCAACTTACAAAAATGGACCTCAAATTGCGAGGAATTACTCGAAAAGATACCGCAAGAAGAGAGGGACATATCGCAGCTCGTTTCCATTGAAGATAACAGCCCAGTGCGAGCGCTCGGGCTCCTATGGCATGCAAATTCCGATTCCTTCAAATTCTCCTCGCCTCGTCAGCAACAACAGTCTCAACCCACTAAACGTAATGTTCTCTCACGAGTTGCTCAGATCTTTGACCCTCTCGGTTGGATAGCCCCAGTTGTCGttcgtggaaaaattttcattcaagagCTGTGGTCAGCTGGTCTAAATTGGGACGATCCACTTCCCAAAATTCTTGAAACTCGCTGGAGAATCTATGAAGAAGAACTCAAGGATATTGCTTTTATCTCGGTGCCACGTTATTTCGGTAGTCGAGCAAACCTTGCAGCGTCGCAGTCCGTCGAACTGCACGGTTTTTCAGACGCATCACAAAGTGCCTTGAGTGCAGTAGTTTTTCTTCGCCTGCTTACGGAAAGCAACGACATTCGAGTATCACTTGTTGCGGCGAAAACAAGGGTAGCCCCGTTAAAAAAAGTTACAATTCCGCGGCTGGAACTATCTGCAGCCGTGCTGCTAGTTCGGCTCGTCTCGCACCTTCGAAAAGTACTCAAACTCGAAAACGCCACGATTCACCTCTGGACGGATTCCACCGTTGCGCTGGCTTACATCAGTGGAGATCCGTCTCGTTGGACGGAATATGTCCGCAACCGCGTTAATGAAATTCGAGAAATTGATCAATCTCAATGGCACCATGTCTCGGGCAAGGAAAATCCAGCCGATTGCGCGTCAAGAGGCATTAGCCCGCGGCAGTTACAAGAAGACAGCCTCTGGTGGAATGGGCCCGTTTGGTTGTCGCAGCATATATCATCGTGGCCCTCATTGCATCCACCAGTCCATCCAGAGGTCGCCCTTGAGCTCCGCAAATTACACGCACACATTGTCAACACCGACGATCGCACCATCATATGGGACCTCGTACAACGCTATTCCAGCCTTACAAAGCTCTTACACGTTTCCGCTTGGTGTTTCCGAGCATCTCGAAAATTTCTACAGAGGCAGGCCGCCCCCAGCAGAGAGAATCCTCTCACGCCGGCCGAACTTGAGCATTCGCGCCTTTTTTGGGTCAAGGCGACCCAGTCAGCGTATTTTAACGCAGAGATACAACTTCTCTCGGAAGAAAAACAACTTCCGCGATCCAACCGTCTTCTGCGACTGGCCCCGTTTGTCGACTCCAACGGTTTGCTGCGAGTTGGCGGCCATCTTCACAACTCTCCATGCAGCTATGACGAAAAGCACCAATTAATACTACCACAAGAAGCTTCCCTTACTACACTTGTCATAGAACAAGCTCATCGAAAAACTCTCCATGGGGGTACTCAAGTTACCCTCGTCACACTCCGACGCCAATACTGGGTAGTTGGaggccgcgtaccagtccgtaGCTTCATAAGACGATGCATTACGTGTAAACGGAATCGCGCAATGCTCGGGTATCAACTGATGGGGCAATTACCGCCCTCGCGATTCAGTCAAGTGCGCCCGTTCATCAACTCCGGAGTTGATTACGCCGGTCCGATCTTCTTACGGACATTTCGTGGTCGCGGTGCCAGAACGTACAAAGGATACATAGTCGTCCTTGTTTGCTTCTCGACTTCCGCAATTCACTTAGAAATGGCTACAGATTACTCCTCAGAGGGATTCATAGCAGCATACAAGAGGTTCACGAGCCGCCGAGGGATTTGCGAAACCCTCACGAGTGACTGCGGGACAAACCTCGTCGGCGCAGACGCGGAATTGCGAAGACTCTTCCACGCAACGTCCAAAGAATTCTCTACTATCGCTACCTCTCTAGCAAACGATGGAACTTCATGGAAATTCAACCCCCCTTCTGCCCCTCATTTTGGGGGAAAGTGGGAAGCCGCCGTAAAATCTGTGAAATTTCATCTCAAAAGATTCATTGGCGACTCACGACTCTCGTACAAAGAGTACGCTACGCTACTCGCACAGATAGAGGGAGTTTTGAACTCTCGCCCGCTTTGTGCACTTTCAGACGACCCATCAGACCTTAATACGCTCACTCCGGGACATTTTCTGATCGGTTCCGCTCTTAATGCCATCCCGGAACCATCTCTCGGCCATCTTCCAACCTCTCGGTTATCCCGATGGCAGTTGTTGAGACAAATGCTGGAGCATTTTTGGTCCCGTTGGAGTTCGGAATATTTACAACTGATGCAACTGCGTGCAAAATGGCATTACCGCACAAAcgcattgaaaattaattctctCGTTCTCATCAAGGACGAGCGATATCCACCAACCAAATGGGCTTTTGGCCGAGTCGTCGAACTGCACCCCGGAAAAGATGGTCTTGTTCGCGTTGTGAGTGTCCGTACTCAGCATTCGACGTATAAACGACCAATCGTCAAGCTATGCCTTCTACGGAGTCCTGATACTGACAAATCGAAGGACACTCCTGCGGACTAA